In the genome of Podospora pseudocomata strain CBS 415.72m chromosome 2 map unlocalized CBS415.72m_2.2, whole genome shotgun sequence, one region contains:
- a CDS encoding uncharacterized protein (COG:U; EggNog:ENOG503NW3N) — protein sequence MPFLRRRGNVGSETDMRRHSLFDALPGVPPLKEPPIRAESSTSDLPAALTSVAEDAPAPPSPVPPSPASPTSPMELPRDSISVASTHAQEQPRASVSLALPDDSNKHRRFSMLRFRNASDSQLAAKAKLHAAAEKAPPMPRPPEIITTAPTTTFDGTAPRKKPSRMNFSMRLRRSGEISRTELADNSNERLGLGTMGDRRVSLVPEESSSADSSANANGKQSVTFDEPSRASFSHAPPAYGDDHSSTLALPATRLSESSRSDASSGDRVYGSTTVTTQTIHTTTTFFKLGRRKKQTDSLFPIAHLQPKNKSSMTHNSNLSSSSLSVPNRVSTDRSTASKSSPNGSQLTPTPSRTPSRSGGSVSPSQTVTLFGKGNASPATALFRPNSRHSGHSSPTRTYIHRRGRSSTMSSLGNNTPRESVEEHLTLPSRTSMSTSRKSFGDLLGLSRLRHNTDSISSRHGTLTPATPASSASKNNSLQISRESIILPERRDDDTPARYLERLLEVVSRSVVAAALSKNTEPFAQAVLRSYMRGFMFFGDPMDMALRKLLMEAELPKETQQIDRFVQAFANRYHECNPGIYASPDQAYFIAFSLLILHTDVFNKNNKHKMQKADYLKNTRGEGIYEEVLEVFYDNITYTPFIHVEDDFDINGERIVPHKVKKKPFLLNAAPDPARRTIKEPVDPYAVILEGKLDLLRPNFRDVMHLEDPYSYLGTAKTLNMKELQKTFFKTGVLQIVSARSRPDAFMTEKTASNPEEAHPGIVDIKVTKVGLLWRKDAKKKKTRSPWQEWGAILTGAQLYFFRNTTWVKSLMHQQKDHLRKGCDGDPCIFKPPLEAFKPDALMSTDGAVALMDKSYNKHKHAFVYVKNGGLEEVLLAEDEDEMNDWLAKLNYAAAFRTSGVRMRGVIGGNIDGQGRRALRRLDGDNVQVIQTPTGEVTVSRSRIDHKMAQDILAARREIMMQKITDADDKLKEVEKTLADQHRNARHLSLLTPISQKTRDSLLLAGARIAAQLKWTRMEIWKLKCHRDILSLDLEEERQLLDTPADSQLQVPITREDSRGSSLTAQKSPRSPAPLSLTRTSTVTSKSEGSSPVTEVFQTPPTSATSTSFLKQERTWESPAAVLDQNDNRKASVSTAISVSSTPATPSRKRAESSTTVEKPKFEGPGEDVDADERDLLAKAGLLEAASSETKSSTAGDEPFDTPERRGRHSNSTSADRLEKTNIRRSLQRTLREGAGHLSHHRHRKGKDSTSSATNADEGSRDSPDSFPRSTGSFVVHGKKASVINFNNDLQIQGLTAEERIRQRMHRGDDAGSVRTGPSDGTDFQSILTARSVSEREHRGSAASASTATARSFRELHRKYSSAQAAHKTIGSLALPSDEDSDAAISFSDGRHTPLPPIDGEEEENAISTNALTTALENAVVEEEEDDDDDDFPTAREERNTVYFTPPPGSPVKEEDDGDGEGDDGVVLQKDGGERMASPPPLQCVGA from the exons ATGCCGTTTTTACGACGCCGCGGCAATGTTGGCAGTGAGACGGATATGAGACGGCACTCGCTGTTTGACGCCCTGCCCGGTGTTCCCCCGTTGAAGGAGCCGCCCATCCGTGCCGAATCATCGACCTCGGACTTGCCCGCCGCCCTGACGTCGGTTGCAGAAGATGCTCCcgcaccgccctctcctgttcctccctctcctgcctcgCCTACCTCGCCCATGGAGCTGCCCCGCGATAGCATCTCGGTGGCTTCGACCCACGCCCAGGAACAGCCTCGCGCCTCCGTCTCCCTTGCCCTGCCCGACGACTCCAACAAGCACCGGCGCTTCTCCATGCTGAGATTCCGTAATGCTTCCGACTCCCAGCTAGCAGCCAAGGCGAAATTGCACGCGGCGGCCGAGAAAGCTCCTCCCATGCCCCGCC CTCCCGAGATCATCACCACGGCCCCGACCACCACGTTTGACGGAACCGCCCCTCGAAAGAAACCATCCCGAATGAACTTTTCAATGCGATTACGCCGCTCTGGAGAGATTTCCAGGACCGAGCTAGCCGATAATTCGAACGAGAGATTGGGCCTGGGTACAATGGGGGACAGGAGAGTGTCACTTGTTCCAGAGGAAAGCAGCAGTGCCGATAGCAGCGCGAATGCGAACGGGAAGCAGAGTGTCACTTTTGACGAACCATCTCGGGCATCCTTTTCTCATGCGCCACCGGCTTATGGGGATGATCATTCATCGACGCTTGCACTGCCTGCCACCAGGTTATCAGAATCCTCGAGATCCGATGCCAGCTCAGGGGACAGGGTGTATGGGAGCACCACAGTAACAACTCAAACTATACATACTACTACCACCTTTTTCAAGCTGGGGCGGCGGAAGAAGCAGACGGactctcttttccccattGCCCACCTACAGCCCAAGAACAAGTCTTCGATGACGCAcaactccaacctctccagctcatcgCTATCCGTACCGAACAGAGTCAGCACGGATAGGTCGACTGCCAGCAAATCATCCCCCAATGGCTCCCAGCTCACGCCGACTCCTTCTAGGACACCATCTCGGAGTGGCGGGTCAGTCTCACCCAGCCAAACTGTCACATTATTTGGCAAAGGGAATGCCTCACCAGCAACTGCCCTGTTTCGGCCGAATTCAAGGCACTCTGGTCACTCTTCACCTACGAGAACTTACATCCACCGGAGGGGCCGTTCGTCGACCATGAGCTCCCTCGGTAACAATACGCCTAGGGAGTCTGTGGAGGAACATTTGACTCTTCCATCAAGGACATCCATGTCGACCAGCCGCAAGAGCTTTGGTGACCTTCTCGGTCTTAGCAGGTTACGACACAATACCGATTCCATATCCTCCCGGCATGGGACCCTTACCCCGGCCACCCCTGCCTCGAGCGCATCCAAGAATAACTCGCTCCAGATATCGCGTGagtccatcatcctcccggAGCGTCGGGATGATGATACTCCCGCCAGATATCTCGAGCGGTTGTTGGAAGTTGTCAGCCGTAGTGTGGTAGCGGCTGCTCTCTCCAAGAACACCGAGCCCTTTGCACAGGCCGTGCTTCGAAGTTATATGCGTGGATTTATGTTTTTTGGTGACCCAATGGACATGGCTCTGAGAAAACTGCTGATGGAAGCCGAACTTCCTAAGGAGACGCAGCAGATCGACCGTTTTGTCCAGGCATTTGCCAACCGGTATCACGAGTGCAACCCCGGCATCTACGCTTCACCAGACCAGGCCTATTTTATtgccttttccctcttgaTCCTACACACCGATGTCTTCAATAAGAACAACAAGCACAAGATGCAGAAAGCGGATTACCTCAAAAACACTCGAGGAGAGGGCATTTATGAGGAGGTCTTGGAGGTCTTTTACGACAATATCACATATACCCCTTTTATTCACGTCGAGGATGATTTCGACATCAACGGAGAGCGGATCGTCCCACacaaggtgaagaagaagccgttCCTGTTGAATGCAGCGCCCGATCCAGCGCGACGGACGATAAAGGAGCCCGTCGATCCATACGCTGTTATTCTCGAGGGAAAACTGGATTTGCTACGACCAAACTTTAGAGATGTGATGCACCTGGAAGACCCGTACAGCTACCTCGGAACGGCAAAGACGCTGAACATGAAGGAGCTCCAGAAGACCTTCTTCAAGACCGGTGTCTTACAGATCGTTTCGGCAAGATCCCGACCCGATGCCTTCATGACTGAAAAGACAGCTTCGAATCCGGAGGAGGCCCATCCTGGTATCGTGGATATCAAGGTCACAAAGGTCGGGCTGTTGTGGAGGAAAGAtgccaaaaagaagaagacgaggtcTCCCTGGCAAGAGTGGGGTGCCATCCTCACAGGTGCCCAGCTCTACTTCTTTCGGAACACCACCTGGGTCAAGTCGTTGATGCATCAGCAAAAGGACCATCTCCGAAAGGGCTGCGATGGGGATCCCTGCATATTCAAACCGCCCCTTGAGGCCTTCAAACCCGACGCGCTGATGTCAACAGACGGCGCCGTGGCTTTGATGGACAAGAGCTATAACAAACACAAGCACGCATTCGTGTATGTCAAGAATGGCGGGCTTGAGGAGGTTTTGCTGgcggaagacgaggatgagatgaatGACTGGCTGGCCAAGCTCAATTATGCTGCTGCGTTTAGGACCTCTGGTGTGCGCATGCGAGGTGTGATAGGAGGGAATATCGATGGTCAGGGGCGCAGAGCGCTCAGGAGACTGGATGGCGATAATGTGCAGGTGATCCAGACACCGACCGGAGAGGTGACGGTTTCGCGCAGCCGCATTGACCACAAGATGGCACAGGATATTTTGGCCGCGCGGAGGGAGATCATGATGCAGAAGATTACTGATGCTGacgacaagctcaaggaaGTTGAAAAGACACTTGCCGACCAGCACCGGAATGCCCGACATCTTTCGCTTCTGACCCCTATTTCGCAAAAGACCCGCGACTCGTTGCTTTTGGCGGGTGCGAGGATTGCTGCGCAGCTGAAGTGGACGCGGATGGAAATATGGAAACTGAAGTGTCACCGTGATATTCTCTCTTTGGATTTGGAAGAGGAGCGCCAGCTTCTCGATACTCCTGCGGACTCGCAGTTGCAGGTGCCTATCACTAGGGAAGACTCGAGGGGAAGCAGCCTTACAGCCCAGAAGAGTCCTCGGTCGCCCGCTCCGCTCTCCCTCACCAGAACCTCAACCGTCACATCGAAATCTGAAGGCTCATCGCCAGTCACCGAGGTCTTCCAGACGCCGCCGACCAGTGCGACCTCTACGAGCTTCCTTAAGCAGGAACGGACATGGGAGTCGCCGGCCGCGGTTCTTGATCAAAACGATAATCGCAAGGCTTCGGTCTCGACGGCCATTTCAGTCAGCTCTACCCCAGCTACGCCATCTCGAAAGAGGGCCGAGTCCAGCACGACTGTTGAAAAGCCCAAGTTTGAGGGACCAGGTGAAGATGTGGATGCGGACGAGCGTGACCTGCTTGCCAAGGCTGGACTTTTGGAAGCCGCTAGCTCGGAGACCAAGTCCTCGACGGCTGGCGATGAGCCGTTTGATACGCCCGAGAGGCGTGGCCGCCACTCCAACAGCACCTCGGCCGATCGGCTCGAAAAGACGAATATCCGGCGCAGTCTCCAGCGCACCCTTAGAGAGGGCGCCGGTCACCTCtcgcaccaccgccaccggaAGGGCAAGGATTCAACGTCCAGTGCCACCAATGCCGACGAGGGCAGCCGCGATTCACCGGATAGCTTCCCTCGCAGCACGGGCTCCTTTGTCGTACACGGCAAGAAGGCTTCGGTGATCAACTTTAACAACGACCTCCAGATCCAAGGTCTGACGGCTGAAGAGCGCATCCGGCAACGAATGCACCGTGGCGACGACGCAGGCAGTGTTCGGACCGGCCCGAGCGACGGCACGGACTTTCAATCCATCCTCACTGCTCGGTCTGTATCCGAGCGCGAACACCGGGGATCTGCCGCCAGCGCGAGCACGGCCACGGCCCGAAGTTTCCGGGAGCTGCACAGGAAGTACTCGTCGGCTCAAGCGGCCCACAAGACCATTGGCAGCCTCGCGCTGCCGTCTGATGAGGATAGCGATGCGGCTATCAGCTTTTCTGACGGTCGGCACACGCCCCTTCCGCCtattgatggggaggaggaggagaatgccATTTCGACGAATGCGCTGACGACGGCGTTGGAGAATgcggttgtggaggaggaggaggatgatgacgatgatgatttCCCTACcgcgagggaggagaggaacaCGGTTTATTTTACTCCGCCGCCGGGCAGTccggtgaaggaggaggatgatggggatggggagggagatgatggggtggtgctgcagaaggatgggggggagaggatggcgagtCCACCGCCGTTGCAGTGTGTTGGTGCTTGA
- a CDS encoding uncharacterized protein (EggNog:ENOG503P1RR; COG:S) — MASTSETDFGYAPQKKVTTYGKLARRRPKASAVGTLRHAESAPIVPSVSSLHKSPTTSPEPSPAPASASASRTLVSSKGKLQNIRKAGRDASSKPSDVSHSQPLPDPYDIYAIEDEPEEDTRPKKRRLARVQSEKTSKTSLPYSTPELSPEKAPSPEPVTRRSDPKDRSSVVPRSRQTPERDVHMQDAPPPAAPLFSVKTTKILKNLSVGTKNKSSKKPEPEKTQIPIRLSGPQSSSSKPPPPIEIEPTSLPTSAPESIPQSQPGKAPKKRRLIDTLVEQADEESESEEEAFSSQDSHISKTRRSPALRDSSPEPVDKGRTMARPVLTARKSGPKFTYSQQRSMLAEEDPLFGSGGLGGGLDDMSSKGALFNIGRLTKSAALSKFAYLDEEEELGNSGAVQSIHELRQAGANSRFADEMGDIVDRIGVPSPKASSLRKGALLELAQKMKTKEFRRQFRDHSGDEALFRSLGEETDLVCGYSILAIVATLLAASPSAHLIQQLRSQGFAALLKRLLDQEEDISRLVRDRKHNVSKNMQTTLGTVKASVLELPAWKPAPPGSLSPRTLALKCLELLLRQSTRVSEDEFFSPAITDLLFGYLKDGTSNPDSWGFPGHENSWDFALSLHVVEGLSLDAMQSSRLSARWTRKYAPIVADLLDGALSRPVEGFGDELEGLVLRTSINVTNHNPDTCRLFVERGLVGRLARGAWGAFGMVMKVEVKVKEEGGVRGRGLLDGLIIMLGVMINFCVYYPPAGETLAGEGGLEGLIGVFADNHLKMADADSMEKTQLNVALGYLSILLGYLCLHEPIKERFVRVHPKKSLQPLLDSVNEFIALHIKAAGVNGEGGKGGSIERLKGLSEQLAARNY, encoded by the exons ATGGCCAGCACCAGTGAGACCGACTTTGGCTATGCGCCCCAGAAAAAGGTCACCACTTATGGCAAACTTGCACGAAGAAGACCCAAAGCTTCTGCCGTTGGCACCCTCAGGCATGCCGAGTCTGCGCCCATCGTTCCCAGCGTATCCTCTCTCCACAAGTCACCCACGACCTCACCTGAGCCTTCGCCTGCGcctgcctctgcctctgcctcccGCACCCTCGTTTCCAGCAAGGGGAAATTACAAAACATACGTAAAGCTGGCCGTGACGCATCTTCGAAACCTTCCGATGTCTCTCACAGTCAGCCCCTACCTGATCCTTACGATATCTACGCCATTGAAGATGAACCTGAAGAGGACACTCGgcccaagaagaggaggctagCTCGTGTGCAGTCAGAaaagacgagcaagacctcGCTTCCCTACTCAACACCAGAATTATCCCCTGAAAAGGCACCCTCTCCTGAACCTGTCACTCGGCGATCGGACCCGAAAGATAGATCCTCGGTGGTCCCCAGATCTCGACAGACACCTGAGCGAGATGTCCATATGCAGGATGCCCCACCGCCCGCTGCGCCTCTCTTCTCAGTGAAGACCACCAAGATCTTGAAGAACCTAAGCGTTGGTACAAAAAATAAATCCTCCAAAAAGCCCGAGCCCGAGAAGACGCAGATTCCAATACGCCTTTCCGGTCCacaatcatcctcctcgaagcCTCCGCCTCCGATCGAAATTGAACCTACATCTCTGCCCACCTCAGCACCCGAATCGATCCCGCAAAGTCAGCCAGGAAAGGCTCCGAAGAAGAGGCGGTTAATTGACACCTTGGTCGAACAGGCAGATGAAGAAAGTgaatcagaagaggaagcatTCTCGTCGCAAGACTCCCACATCTCCAAAACCAGACGTTCTCCAGCCCTGCGGGACTCTAGTCCAGAACCTGTAGACAAGGGAAGAACTATGGCGCGTCCGGTATTGACAGCCAGGAAGTCGGGACCCAAGTTTACCTACAGCCAGCAGAGGTCCATGCTGGCGGAAGAGGACCCGTTGTTTGGCAGCGGCGGTTTGGGCGGTGGTCTGGACGACATGTCGTCCAAGGGCGCATTATTCAACATTGGGCGGCTCACCAAAAGCGCCGCCCTCAGCAAGTTTGCTTACctcgacgaagaagaagagttgGGGAACAGCGGCGCTGTTCAGAGTATCCACGAATTGCGACAGGCAGGCGCAAATAGTCGATttgctgatgagatgggtGATATCGTTGATCGCATCGGCGTTCCGTCACCAAAGGCTTCATCTTTGCGCAAAGGCGCGTTGCTGGAGCTGGCGCAGAAGATGAAGACCAAGGAGTTTCGGCGCCAGTTTCGGGATCACAGCGGGGATGAGGCTCTGTTCCGGTcgctgggggaggagactgACCTTGTGTGTGGGTATTCTATCCTGGCCATCGTCGCTACACTTTTGGCGGCGTCGCCTTCGGCGCATCTTATTCAGCAGTTACGATCGCAGGGTTTTGCTGCGCTTCTCAAGCGGCTGCTTGATCAGGAAGAAGATATTAGTCGGCTGGTGAGGGACAGGAAGCACAACGTTTCGAAAAATATGCAAACTACTTTGGGGACGGTGAAAGCTTCTGTTCTTGAGCTTCCGGCGTGGAAACCAGCGCCGCCGGGCTCGTTGTCGCCGCGGACACTGGCGCTGAAGTGTCTGGAGCTTTTGCTTAGGCAGTCGACGCGGGTGTCGGAGGATGAGTTTTTTTCGCCTGCTATCACTGATCTGTTATTCGGTTACCTTAAGGACGGGACGTCTAACCCGGACAGCTGGGGTTTTCCTGGCCACGAAAACTCGTGGGATTTTGCGCTCTCTCTCCACGTAGTAGAAGGGCTCTCTCTCGACGCGATGCAGTCTTCCCGTCTCAGTgcgaggtggacgaggaaATACGCGCCGATCGTGGCGGACTTGCTGGACGGGGCGCTGAGcaggccggtggaggggtttggcgacgagctggaggggttggtgctgAGGACGTCGATTAACGTCACGAATCACAACCCTGACACGTGCCGGTTGTTTGTCGAGAGggggctggtggggaggttggcgaggggggCGTGGGGCGCGtttgggatggtgatgaaggtggaggtgaaggtgaaggaagaggggggggttagGGGACGGGGGCTGCTGGATGGGCTGATTATCATGCTGGGGGTGATGATTAATTTCTGTGTTTACTACCCGCCTGCGGGTGAGACGctggctggggagggagggttggaggggttgattggGGTTTTTGCTGATAATCATTTGAAGATGGCGGAT GCCGACTCGATGGAGAAGACGCAGTTGAATGTGGCGCTGGGGTATTTGAGCATACTATTGGGGTATCTGTGTCTGCACGAGCCGATCAAGGAGAGGTTTGTGAGGGTGCACCCCAAGAAGAGCTTGCAGCCGCTGCTGGATTCGGTCAATGAGTTTATTGCGCTGCATATcaaggcggcgggggtgaatggggagggggggaaggggggttcgattgagaggttgaaggggttgagTGAGCAGTTGGCTGCGAGGAATTATTGa
- the FUR1 gene encoding Uracil phosphoribosyltransferase, synthesizes UMP from uracil (EggNog:ENOG503NUU8; COG:T; COG:Z): MTEEVAPVKCVGPEYRAEDQKPTATVSTVVHFDNVTVLPQTPQLIALLSIIRNHSTARGDFVFYSNRIIRLLVEEGLNHLPTISHTVTTPVGRPYDGLSFQGKIAGVSIMRAGEAMEQGLRDCCRSVRIGKILIQRDEETAQPKLFYDKLPEDIADRWVLLLDPMLATGGSAIMAVDVLKSRGVPEERILFLNVLASPEGIKNFAEKFPASRVVTAFVDEGLDEKNYIIPGLGDFGDRYYTR; this comes from the exons ATGACCGAAGAAGTCGCCCCCGTCAAGTGCGTCGGCCCCGAATACCGCGCCGAAGACCAAAagcccaccgccaccgtctCAACCGTCGTCCACTTTGACAATGTCaccgtcctcccccaaaccccccagcTAATCGCCCTCCTCTC CATCATCCGCAACCACTCCACCGCCCGCGGCGACTTCGTCTTCTACTCCAACCgcatcatccgcctcctcgtcgaggaaggcctcaaccacctccccaccatctcccacaccgtcaccacccccgtcgGCCGCCCCTACGATGGCCTCTCCTTCCAGGGAAAAATCGCCGGCGTCTCCATCATGCGCGCCGGCGAGGCCATGGAGCAAGGGCTCCGCGACTGCTGCCGCTCGGTGAGGATCGGCAAGATCCTGATCCAGCGCGACGAGGAGACTGCCCAGCCGAAGCTGTTTTATGACAAGCTGCCCGAGGATATTGCGGATAGAtgggtgctgttgttggatCCTATGCTTGCTACTG GCGGCTCTGCCATCATGGCTGTGGATGTTCTCAAGTCGCGTGGGGTTCCTGAGGAGAGGATTCTATTCTTGAACGTGCTTGCTAGCCCGGAGGGGATCAAGAACTTTGCGGAAAAGTTCCCTgcgtcgagggtggtgactgCTTTTgtggatgaggggttggatgagaagaa CTACATCATCCCAGGCCTTGGTGACTTTGGCGACAGATATTATACCCGGTGA
- a CDS encoding uncharacterized protein (BUSCO:EOG09265KPR; COG:K; EggNog:ENOG503P5Q7), giving the protein MGKRKKATRKPTGPRRNEPLPSVFTCLFCNHEKAVSVKVDKKAGVGSLDCKICGQHFQCGINYLSAPVDVYAEWVDAADAVAQENSEKAKAAAAGGRSSNSGGRAARRVEADDDEDGYGDVIPDDDDYE; this is encoded by the exons ATGGGCAAGCGCAAAAAGGCCACCAGAAAGCCAACCGGCCCTCGCCGG AAcgaacccctcccctcagtCTTCACCTGCCTCTTCTGCAACCACGAAAAGGCCGTCTCCGTCAAGGTCGACAAGAAAGCCGGCGTCGGCTCCCTCGACTGCAAGATCTGCGGCCAGCACTTCCAGTGTGGCATCAACTACCTCTCCGCCCCCGTCGACGTCTACGCCGAATGGGTCGACGCAGCCGACGCCGTCGCCCAAGAAAACAGcgagaaggcaaaggccgccgccgccggcgggcGATCAAGTAATAGCGGGGGGCGGGCAGCCCGACGAGTCGAggccgatgacgacgaggatggtTATGGGGATGTGATAccggatgatgatgactacGAGTGA